The Drosophila sechellia strain sech25 chromosome 2L, ASM438219v1, whole genome shotgun sequence region TAACTCTGCTAGGGGGGAACTGTTTAGGCTTCTCGAGCAATATCGGGCCAGTGGTATGGGAAGTATGACTGAAGAGATAGCTTCTCGTATCCTGGCGCTCAAGGATAAATACCAATGTGCCTAAATAATTTCTCTATAATAAATTGATTATGTTTGGAAgttcatttttaattaacatgCGTGTTTGTTAGAAGTGTTATCTCTTTATTGCTGATTAATTAAGCAAAACTTGTATTATAGAATCTTAGTTTATTTGTATGACAACTTATTCAAGCCACTACTTTTGACATATTACAACGATAAGATCTAAGCATTTCAGCTGCGCTATCAGCATGTCGAGTGTTGAGAATGATATAGCGCAGTAATTGCATAACAGGTTGATGATACCATGGGAACAGAATTGCCATCCGAGCGAAGATATTTCCATGGCGCTGCCACCAAACATTCGTGTCATGAACATATCCAATTGTGGCATCAGCTCAGCTGCTCCAGCACGTTGCCTCGGTTTATCAGTGGCACGCTCTTCTAGATTCCAACCTCTGTGGCCATACAGCCAGCTATAGCATCGGGTATACCTATACCCATACCCCTATCTATATACCTGCTGCCTCGGCCGAGTAAAGagagccaagccaagccatgCCAACCCAGACAACCAAGCCGAGCCGAGCTGATCTGATCGGATCGGTTTGGAGTGGAGTGGATTGGAGTGAATATGAGCAGCGAACTGCTCCGCTGGTCGCAGCTTGTGTTTCTGCTTTCAGTTTCATTTGAGACGTTGACGCGATCGCCAGCAAAAAGCAAAGGCAGCTGCCAAAATCGCAGTAAGCTACAAGCTACAACTACAAGTCGCGCAtgagaaatatatttaaacggGTTAATCCAATACACGGCCGCAAATCGAACGCTCTtaattttgtacattttttgtttCGGTCGCTTGCAATTTGCTGAGCGCGTGAAATACTGCAGCAAGTGAATATTTCTGAAATATCTGTGCGCTCgtgctttttgttgttgtcgtgATTTGCATAATCTGCAAGTTAATAAACAATGCAAAGAAGTGGGCAAAACTCATAAATAAAGTGTACCGCTTAAGgtgtaattaaaattcattgaGATTGTTTCGTGCGCACAGCAAGGAGAAAACAAGTTTGTTGCCTAAGTTATTTGTtttgaatttcgaaaattcacaaaacatttaataataaatattaaaaaaaaaaaaaaaaacaagctaGAAAGCTAAATTGAGTGCAGACCACGTCGACAAGAAGTTTCACAAAAGGCAAGTGAATAAAAAGCAGgtttatttaaaacattttaagcAAATTGAAGCACATAGGAAATACCTAAATGCAAAGTAGCGAAATAAATAGTAAGCCGAGTTTCGGAGCACATGAAATTAGGCACagaaaaaaatgcgaaaaaaaatGCGCCCACGCCGCCGTTTAGTTCTACAAACAGAATGCCATTAGTTTTGTTATTCCTAGGCCCAACAGAACCCTTCAAAGCTCTGAAAATCAACAAATCAATTGGCTTTTCAATGTCAGGAAAGTAAACAATATAAATGCGCGTGGGTTCGCTGAAGGGTTTGGTCTCCCCGATGCTCCACCCCCTCTCCAATCCACAACCACAAGTATTCATCGCTGATGATCGCCGAGCAAAGCTGCCACAATTAGAGTGCATTTTCAAGTCGATTCAGCTGACACGAAGGGGCTGGTCAGAGGGAAAGAAGGGTAGGAAAGGGGTAGCTAGGAACgcaatttgaatttataattttcgcaattatttttcattaatttgttGGAGCTATAAAAACGGCAGAATAACGTCCGAGTGATATAAAAATCATGGCGAAAATAAATGCTTACGCGTCTGTTAATCACATCTCGGCGACTGACTCCACGTAAttgcaaaagcaaaaatacaacaatgaaaagaaatatgtaaataaataaaaaccgaCAACGAGCTCGCCTCTCTAATTTGTTTATAGAACCATTTGGTTGGAGCtggttgcttttttttttcatttatgaGCCGCAGCAAATCAGCTGCTGACGCCTGTTGTGCCTGATTGATGAACTGCCTAAGTGGGTTTCGGTTTTTCGGTCTTTATCCGAGCACTTTTTCCCGATCACAAAATAGAGTGGCTATAGATCACGAAGAATCCCATTGAAATGTTGTTTTTGGGCCACTCTAATCGCTTTTGGGTTGTAATCATATTTACGTTAGAAGCATTTGGTTtcgttttgaatttttaaattatgcaattaACCAAAGCTTATCTGAAGATAAGTGCTTCCTAGTAAGGTTCTATATCGAATTTCCAGCCGTTTATCTTATCAACTTGCATTAATTTGGTTTTATAATCAAAAGCTTATTTGCCGAAATGTAAATTAGAACTTTATATACCCAAAGACAACTTTCTTTTCTCAAAAACTTTTAACTTCTCGGAACTGAGGAGTTCCCCCAAACCAAAGGGCAATCTATCAAAGAATTACGTGACCTGCTGAGGCTAAGAATCTGTAATGAATAGAAGCCACCCAGCATTTGGCCAAAGATGTCTTATGAATGGGAATTGTGCAAtggattttaaaattttaaaacgaTAATAAACAAGCATGAAGACGACAGACGAACGTGTCTTTCACGAATTTATCATGAcaaagttttcaaaaaaaagagaaaacgCGAGACCCCAAGAGAGGCCTAAGCTCTGGCTATTAAATTGCATGATCCATGATCCCCCGCTGACCCCCAATTCGGTGACCTTGCAACGCACGAAAATGTACAAATCGATTTGGAGTTGATTCGGGCGGCCTGCCAAACAAGAAAAACGAACGCAGAATAttttaacttaatttatttccattttacGCATCAATGCGATACTTTTGGatttaaacttgaatgtatatttcatttcgtttcattttgctttatttatttgtattttcgtttcaatctttttttttgcggctTTGCATATTGTTAATTAATGGCAACTGCTCGTTTCTGAGTTTTTACACTGCAAATCACGGGGCGAGAGCCAAGAAATCAATCACTCAAATTGATTTGTGGGCAATTTGTTATTCAAACAAGTCGCAGAAGAAACGGCTgcaaaaatgcaacaaaaagtATAAACAACAAACGGCGAGTGCAAAGGAAAATAGCGTATATCATAAAAACGTTTTGCATGTTGCCTTAACCAATGTGTTAATTGCATttgcttaattaaatattataaattgatCAAATTGAAGCCACAAAGTTAGCGTGTTCCTCCGGCTTTAATCAagtttaaacatttatttaattttttttttgattcaCAAATGGATTCACATGTGTGAGTTTACACAACCACGAGAAGtcgtttgttttattttttttatggcaaatttgttttattgtcAACGTCGTCTTCGCTTTCTGTGTTTCAAATTTTCCTCACCTGCAGCAGGTTTAACAAAACCTTGACCATATctctgtatatatatgtttttaataCCCTACCCGGTTTTTTTCCGACGAGCTACTTGGGCTTTTAGTTGATTTTGGCCAAACTTTTCATCACATACTACTGCTTTACCAGCCCTTAAGTGGTTTGAATAAGTTCGTGCATCAAggcttatttttattttattgcatgCTCATGAACATGACTTTGGCAAAGTATTTTAGGCTCTACAAAatcttttttatgtttatttaagcCAAGTTACATTGGATAACTTTTGTTGCTTTTATGGCTAAGATCAAAAGTATCAAACTTAAGCTACCAATTACAGCCATTTCAACTAGTATAAAATCACATTTAATCAAGGTTAGCAGCagattaaatttaaatcgGATTTAgtacaattagaaaatatttttagaaaagTATTTCCTGATTGTTCTAGCTATGAGATCGCAGCATTTCCATGGCTATATCATTTCTCTCAGTTCATTGCGTATTCAAAAGCtttcaaattataaaaacattttaaaacaacaaattcACCAGAATTTCGTAGTTAAATGGAAATTTCCTCAAATCTCTGCACCGCCAATTTGCTATAAATGTTCGATTTGTCAGccataattatttaaaatgattttaataaCAAACCAGATGATTATCACAATGAGCAGTCATAACATTTCACTTTTTCACATTGCGAAAGTGTTGAAAAGAAGACAAATAGTCGAAAAAAACGGACAAAATCTatagaaaaactaaaaataaaggCTCAGCAAAAGTGAACTCgaaataataatgaataatTGAGTCAATTAAGTAAGCGAAAGAAGTCAGTcgatcaatcaatcaatcaatcattGAACTCCGAAAAGCTTTCCAAAATCGTATTTTGACATATTTCTTTGCTCCATCATTTTTTGCAGACTTTTATGCTGACAACTGAGGATAGCTAAGATCATATATCAATCGAAATGATTTTGAGAACGCACCTCTGGCTGGGAGTGCTCCTGGCAGCGTTGCTACTAAATCCCGGAGTTTCTGGAGAGGATGAGGACTATGGCGGCGAAATGATTGGCTCTAGCCTCGGAGGCAACGATGAGATCTACGACCCTGCTCAACTGGACGCCGAGGTAGAAAAGGAGATGGAGCAGCATCGCAATAGCTTGGAAGAGGACCAAACCGAAAGTTCTCAGGTCATGGAGCTGGAAATGAGCACCATGAGGCCCATGGAGAGCAGAATGAACACCATGGCTCCGTATTCCGGGGAAAACTCATCCGCCGAAATGATGGACGACTCTTCAACCCAGAAACGTGTATCAAAGGTGGACAAACCCGCGCGGGATTATTATTACGAGGATGCGCCTGAGGACGAGATGGTGGCCAGCACCACAGCAAAAGTGGTCACCACCATGATACCGGAATATGTGCGTCAGGCCAAGGCAGAGAGATTCCCCCAGCGAGATCAGGAGCACACTTCAACCGACTACATCGAGGAGGAGGCCACCAAGTCGGTGGATGAGCAACCTCCAGCTGATCAGTTCTACCGAGTTGAGCAACACGAGCCCATTCCCCAAGCTCAAGTCCAACAGCTGCCCAGTCGGCACAAAACCAAACCGTTTGAGTACTCCTCCGAGGATGATTACTACGACGAGCATGCAGAAGCTAAGACGACCACAACAACCACTACCACCACACAGGCACCTTTGCCCATACTAAGGGCTCGTTTCGGCGGCTTCCCCTGGGCCACCACCCAAGCACCCAGTCCTCCAGCCACCAGTTCAACAACATCAACGACAACTACTTCGACCACAACAACGACCAGCACATCAACCACAACAACGCCCAGTCCTAGAAAACAGCCCAAGCACATCCAAGTGACTGGTGGCCTGAAGCCGGAATTGTTGCCCGCGGATCAACTGCGCAACTACATCAAGGATGTGTACATTCGCATGCCCCTGGCTGTGATTGTGGATCCTTCGTCCGCATCCTTGGAGCAGGCAAAGCGTCTCTATATCGATGCTTTACAGGACAAGAACATCGATATCAAGATTGTTTTGGTAACACTTAATGCTGCCGGTAAGTTTATAAGTATACGAATTTATCACTCTTTCAAACAATCTTTCTTGCATGGATATGATTTTTAATGAGAAAATACTCAAACCAATTTCCCTTTCATTTAGGTGCTCCTTCTGCCTTCAGCTTCAACAACACCCGGGAGTTCATCGCTGGCTTGAATAGCACCAAGGAGCACGAGGGCGGCAACTCGTTTGTGGGCGTTTTGCATGCCGCCGAGCTGGTTCCCTACGACAGTGCTGTTTTCATCTCGACCGCAGTCATCCCACCGCACACGGAACTGGTCCAAGATGCGGCCATCACTCTGCTGAAGAAGAGGATCCGGGTGAGTTGATCAACAGTGCGAAGAAGCTCTAAGCAAACACGATGAACGATCTAAAATGCTCATTGTATAATCTGTGGGATTCTCTTGTAGTTATTCCTTTTGTGGTACGGAGAGCGATCGGGCAGCGAAAACGAAACTGAGGACGCAGTGGGCGGCATTCTGGGTGAGGTGGCCATCCGATCCGGTGGCGAGATCATCCACATTGTGAGCACCGAGCACGGACAGCATATAGCTGGCAATACGGTGAGATATCAGCGCGATGATAGCAACGAGCAAACCCGACCCGCAATTGGGGTAATTAAAGTGTGCGGGCCAGAGCCAGATTCGGCGGGGAAGGCCTAAGTGTTGAGAAACTGAAAGTGGCAACCAGATCCAGCCGACTGTTGCCCAAGCAGCCAAC contains the following coding sequences:
- the LOC6611623 gene encoding uncharacterized protein LOC6611623, with product MILRTHLWLGVLLAALLLNPGVSGEDEDYGGEMIGSSLGGNDEIYDPAQLDAEVEKEMEQHRNSLEEDQTESSQVMELEMSTMRPMESRMNTMAPYSGENSSAEMMDDSSTQKRVSKVDKPARDYYYEDAPEDEMVASTTAKVVTTMIPEYVRQAKAERFPQRDQEHTSTDYIEEEATKSVDEQPPADQFYRVEQHEPIPQAQVQQLPSRHKTKPFEYSSEDDYYDEHAEAKTTTTTTTTTQAPLPILRARFGGFPWATTQAPSPPATSSTTSTTTTSTTTTTSTSTTTTPSPRKQPKHIQVTGGLKPELLPADQLRNYIKDVYIRMPLAVIVDPSSASLEQAKRLYIDALQDKNIDIKIVLVTLNAAGAPSAFSFNNTREFIAGLNSTKEHEGGNSFVGVLHAAELVPYDSAVFISTAVIPPHTELVQDAAITLLKKRIRLFLLWYGERSGSENETEDAVGGILGEVAIRSGGEIIHIVSTEHGQHIAGNTLTLVADAYQGSQELDLPVDTTLSSLHVRIDANMRRATMETPNGEINLKKLAKFGGVNVTETLNNQELDAYVPLNKLRRASIFKLKLQPELLEKYNVFVRAERKADVFLGDIIKRIDSYYKTGQTKAKSAKIQFPDKEKDTEKLEEDVDSPKNEIETFSEQEIQSSPNLNQTLLAPSTGQPRSTLNAMLLQRCGTKIELGIESKLLVMAGQTATLLFEVTNMKTETVYSTIQVTDERRFLVQLNPTRLSLRAQGTVTVRLTVLVPTGTAQGTTDRITFTNYGRETSTLAVNLKVVTSIDAQDSTGPTLSWEFGSRCDYLTPESQNCGERFWTVDVTAQDWQSGMMRLQATPPEGLFYRNYYTAGSTEPLKATYMASCCEPKVSLMAFDAAGNQRSLTIDVRDVYLNEAAIAAICLGVILLILLIAALIWSIVWCCRRRKTTLELPTYRSHSTRSME